The Rhodocytophaga rosea genome has a segment encoding these proteins:
- a CDS encoding YbbC/YhhH family protein: MKRIKRKYLILLVVWLGLILTGSCSTKKVGLTANQSKSQSADSLQIKNDPLIKDEQMAVALAEPILFRRFGKKHILRQKPYRVKQINNYWIIQGYLPAGSDGGVFEITLDGNDGKIIKIMHGQ; encoded by the coding sequence TTGAAAAGAATAAAACGAAAGTATCTAATACTACTTGTAGTGTGGTTGGGATTGATATTAACAGGAAGCTGTTCTACAAAAAAAGTAGGTTTAACTGCCAATCAGTCAAAGAGTCAATCAGCAGATTCACTACAAATCAAAAACGATCCTCTGATAAAAGATGAACAGATGGCAGTAGCGCTAGCCGAGCCAATTTTGTTTAGAAGATTCGGAAAGAAGCATATTCTGAGGCAAAAACCATATAGAGTAAAACAAATAAATAACTATTGGATCATTCAAGGTTATTTGCCAGCAGGCTCTGATGGAGGAGTTTTTGAAATTACTTTAGACGGCAATGATGGCAAAATAATCAAAATCATGCATGGACAGTAA
- a CDS encoding COG3014 family protein codes for MNYYQTIYTFNSNFERGNFGEAQAALAKDKKAETRKTKLLYYMNMGVVASLQGNYAESNVYFEKAYMLGEDYQVNYLNEAASFLLNPNIVEYKGEDFEILMVHYYKALNFLKLGDKEAALVECKRMDIKLSKLSSKYTSENKFQRDAFIHLLMGIIYDANGDANNAFIAYRNALDIYQNDYHKFFNQEVPQQLKEDLLRTAYVNNFSEDLRRYEKEFGMQYKHDKSKKGDLVFLWHNGLGPVKVENGINFTILRGQGGVVNFTNQDLALNFAFPMDDSTYHKSGLSSLEFIRITFPKYVERPALYNHAQLVWNDQSYPLNLAEDVNAIAFKTLNQRMLLEVGKSVLRVALKKAAEYTMRKENDNAGALIGLVNAITEQADTRSWQSVPHGIYYTRLSLPEGNQQVQFITKSGINAGMEQTHPMNFDIKAGKTLFHTFHSLEMSAPITAVSGY; via the coding sequence ATGAATTACTATCAGACGATCTATACGTTTAACAGCAATTTTGAACGGGGTAATTTTGGGGAAGCACAGGCGGCTTTAGCGAAAGATAAAAAAGCAGAAACCCGTAAAACAAAGTTACTCTATTACATGAATATGGGGGTTGTAGCTTCTTTACAAGGAAATTATGCAGAGAGCAATGTTTATTTTGAAAAAGCCTATATGCTCGGCGAAGATTACCAGGTAAATTACCTGAATGAAGCTGCCTCCTTTCTGCTGAATCCTAATATTGTGGAATATAAGGGCGAAGATTTTGAGATTTTGATGGTGCATTATTACAAAGCCCTGAATTTTTTGAAATTAGGTGATAAAGAAGCTGCCCTGGTGGAATGCAAGCGGATGGATATAAAACTGAGCAAGCTGAGCAGTAAGTATACCTCTGAAAATAAATTTCAACGGGATGCCTTTATTCATCTGCTGATGGGAATTATATATGATGCCAATGGTGATGCGAATAATGCTTTCATTGCTTACCGGAATGCCCTCGATATTTACCAGAATGATTACCACAAGTTCTTCAACCAGGAAGTGCCACAACAATTAAAGGAAGATCTGCTTAGAACAGCGTATGTGAATAATTTTAGCGAAGACTTACGTCGCTACGAGAAGGAGTTTGGCATGCAATACAAGCATGACAAGTCGAAAAAAGGAGATCTGGTATTTTTGTGGCACAATGGATTAGGTCCGGTAAAAGTAGAAAATGGTATTAATTTTACCATTCTTCGCGGGCAGGGGGGCGTAGTAAATTTTACCAACCAGGATCTTGCGCTGAATTTTGCGTTTCCTATGGATGACAGTACTTACCATAAAAGCGGACTCAGTTCACTGGAATTTATTCGGATTACATTCCCTAAATATGTAGAACGCCCAGCTCTGTACAATCATGCACAATTGGTTTGGAATGACCAATCCTATCCGCTTAATCTGGCAGAAGATGTAAATGCGATTGCTTTTAAAACACTAAACCAACGGATGTTGCTGGAAGTAGGAAAATCTGTATTGAGGGTAGCCTTGAAGAAAGCCGCTGAATACACGATGCGAAAGGAGAACGACAATGCAGGTGCCCTCATTGGCCTGGTGAATGCAATCACCGAACAGGCAGACACCAGAAGCTGGCAATCTGTACCGCATGGGATTTATTATACCCGCTTATCATTGCCTGAAGGCAACCAGCAGGTGCAGTTTATAACCAAATCTGGCATAAACGCAGGCATGGAACAAACTCATCCGATGAATTTTGATATCAAAGCTGGCAAAACTCTTTTTCATACTTTCCATTCGCTTGAAATGTCAGCACCAATTACTGCAGTAAGTGGCTATTAA
- a CDS encoding penicillin-binding protein activator LpoB, giving the protein MKTIAKLFCIASFFTVFSACNKHTVTRVSPDQQIDLSGRWNDTDSRLVAEEMVKDAINRQWRNDFVNKTNKKPVMIVGMITNKSHEHIEAETFIKNMEREFINTSTIRIVQNAEFREKMRQERADQQEFASPDTQKKWGKELGADYMMFGTINSIVDAVNKKQVTYYQVNLELADLETNEIVWVGEKQIKKYVTN; this is encoded by the coding sequence TACTGTATTTTCTGCTTGTAATAAGCACACCGTTACCCGTGTTAGTCCCGATCAGCAGATTGACCTAAGCGGACGCTGGAATGATACCGACTCCAGGCTGGTGGCTGAAGAAATGGTGAAAGATGCCATTAACCGCCAATGGCGCAACGACTTTGTAAATAAAACCAATAAAAAGCCGGTGATGATCGTAGGCATGATCACAAATAAAAGCCATGAACATATTGAAGCGGAAACATTTATAAAAAATATGGAACGTGAGTTTATTAATACGTCTACCATCCGGATTGTGCAGAATGCTGAATTCCGGGAAAAAATGCGTCAGGAACGTGCTGATCAGCAGGAATTCGCTTCTCCGGATACTCAGAAGAAATGGGGAAAAGAGCTGGGTGCTGATTATATGATGTTTGGTACGATTAACTCTATTGTGGATGCGGTGAATAAAAAGCAGGTGACTTACTACCAGGTGAACCTGGAACTGGCTGACCTGGAAACCAACGAAATTGTGTGGGTAGGAGAGAAGCAGATAAAAAAATACGTGACGAACTAA